The window TCGGAGCGATCGCAGCGGGTGTAGCTGACCGAGGCCTCTCGGTCAGCATCCATCCCCCGACCGACTGAGAGGCCTCAGTCGGTTACATCCTTGCACGCAGCCAAATGCGGAGTGGAGACCAAGAACTCTTCAATGCCCACCCTCGCGGTGTCCCTGAACGATCAAACCAGCGCTGGGAACCAGCGGCAATCTCAGTGTGATGTTCGACCAACGGAGCAAGCGACCACGTAGCTGACCGAGGCCCTCGGTCAGCATCCATCCCCAACCGACTGAGAGGCCTCAGTCGGTTACATCATTGCATGCAGCCAAATCTCGCGTGGAGACAATGAGCTCGTCCATGCCCACCCTCGCGGTGTCCCTGAACGATCAAACCAACGCTGGCAACCAGCGGCAGTCTCAGGGTGATGTTCGACCGACGGAGCAAGCGACCACGTAGCTGACCGAGGCCTCTCGGTCAGCATCCATCCTCGACCGACTGAGAGGCCTCAGTCGGTTACGAAGTGGGCGTTTTGGAGGTTTGGAAGATACAATCTGAACTCGCTTTCTTTCAGCCTTGATTTGACAGGGTTGTTCTGGATGTACTTCCGGAACCTTTGAAAGTGGTCTCCATCACGCACGAGGTGATCGAAACTCTCGGGTTGCCACAACCGACCTTTGTTTCCAAGCAAGGAGTTGATCTGGCACGACTGGTAGTGCTTCCAATTTCGACACTGCTCCTTCAACGTCACGTTGCGATCCAGGCATACCAACACGTGCACATGATTTGGCATCACAACGAATCCACCCGGGCTGTACCGCATGCCGTCAAAGTGCAGGAGGTTCTCAGCGACCACGTTGGAAACATTCGGGTATCGCAACGCACACGCGCCGTGCAATTCATCCAGACTGGCTTCCAGGATCGTTGCGAATTGGCGAGCGAACTGGCGTCGGACTCCCCAGTCCAAACGACCGAATGCCGACGTCCAGTTGGGATCGTCTGGATCAATTTCCAACCGCCGCAGTGCATCGGCTCGTTGTCGCTTCCACAATTCGAACGCGGCTTGCGGGATCGAATCGTGAGTTCGATACGTGATGAAGTAGGTCGCACCGGGTTGTTCCCAATGAGGAAGAACACCGTGCGTGACCGAATAC of the Rhodopirellula baltica SH 1 genome contains:
- a CDS encoding transposase; protein product: MSNVRLQFGFFDPKQEYSVTHGVLPHWEQPGATYFITYRTHDSIPQAAFELWKRQRADALRRLEIDPDDPNWTSAFGRLDWGVRRQFARQFATILEASLDELHGACALRYPNVSNVVAENLLHFDGMRYSPGGFVVMPNHVHVLVCLDRNVTLKEQCRNWKHYQSCQINSLLGNKGRLWQPESFDHLVRDGDHFQRFRKYIQNNPVKSRLKESEFRLYLPNLQNAHFVTD